One Panicum virgatum strain AP13 chromosome 9K, P.virgatum_v5, whole genome shotgun sequence genomic region harbors:
- the LOC120652857 gene encoding E3 ubiquitin-protein ligase RDUF2-like, giving the protein MESSPVSYWCYHCSRFVRVSPATVVCPECDGGFLEQFPQPPPRGGGGSGRRGTMNPVIVLRGGSLSGFELYYDDGAGDGLRPLPGDVQHLLMGSGFHRLLDQFSRLEAAAPRPPASKAAVESMPSVTISGSGAHCAVCQEAFEPGAAGREMPCKHVYHQDCILPWLSLRNSCPVCRQELPAAATPDAEADAGLTIWRLPRGGFAVGRFAGGPREQLPVVYTELDGGFSNGVGPRRVTWPEGEGQVDGGEGRIRRVFRNLFGCFGHGSRQASSSQSRSG; this is encoded by the coding sequence ATGGAGTCGTCTCCGGTGTCCTACTGGTGCTACCACTGCAGCCGCTTCGTGAGGGTGTCTCCGGCCACCGTCGTCTGCCCGGAGTGCGACGGCGGCTTCCTGGAGCAGTTCCCACAGCCACcgccgcggggcggcggcgggagcggccggcgcgggACGATGAACCCGGTCATCGTGCTCCGGGGCGGATCGCTTTCCGGATTCGAGCTCTACTACGACGACGGCGCGGGCGACGGGCTGCGGCCGCTGCCCGGCGACGTCCAGCACCTCCTCATGGGGTCCGGTTTCCACCGCCTGCTCGACCAGTTCTCgcggctggaggcggcggcgccgcggccgccggcgtctAAGGCTGCGGTGGAGTCCATGCCGTCCGTGACGATTTCCGGAAGCGGGGCTCACTGCGCGGTGTGCCAGGAGGCCTTTGagcccggcgccgccgggcgGGAGATGCCGTGCAAGCATGTCTACCACCAAGACTGCATCTTGCCATGGCTATCCCTCCGCAACTCGTGCCCCGTTTGTCGTCAAGAGCTTCCGGCCGCAGCCACCCCAGATGCTGAGGCGGATGCTGGGCTCACCATCTGGCGACTTCCGCGCGGTGGATTTGCCGTAGGGAGGTTTGCCGGCGGGCCCAGAGAGCAGCTCCCGGTCGTCTACACCGAGCTAGATGGGGGCTTCAGTAACGGAGTCGGCCCGAGGAGGGTGACATGGCCAGAGGGAGAAGGGCAAGTGGATGGCGGTGAAGGTCGGATTCGCCGTGTATTTAGGAATCTGTTTGGCTGCTTTGGTCATGGCAGCCGCCAAGCGAGTTCGTCGCAATCTCGTAGTGGCTGA
- the LOC120652858 gene encoding uncharacterized protein LOC120652858 — translation MAAAAAAASSLSVLPLAPRRRAARNVEVGGGGGAPRPLRLARLRLRRGRQEAQAAAAVAGDAELPLEEAEASMRVAADDDSVTATVVSALLTLAFVGLSLLTLGVIYLSVQDFLQKREKEKFEKEEAERQKEEARKKRAKSRKKRRNY, via the exons atggcggcagcggcagcggcagcgagcTCGCTCTCCGTGCTGCCCCTCGCGCCGCGGAGGCGCGCTGCGAGGAATGTGGAGgtaggaggagggggaggggctccGAGGCCCCTGCGCCTCGCGAGGTTGCGGCTGCGGCGCGGGCGCCAGGAGGCCCAAGCTGCTGCCGCCGTGGCCGGCGACGCGGAGTTGCcgctggaggaggcggaggcctcGATGAGGGTGGCGGCCGACGACGACAGCGTCACCGCCACGGTGGTGTCGGCGCTGCTCACGCTCGCGTTCGTCGGCCTCTCCCTCCTCACCCTCGGG GTGATCTACCTGTCGGTGCAGGACTTCTTGCAGAAGAGGGAAAAGGAGAAGTTTgagaaggaggaggccgagaggcaGAAAGAGGAGGCCCGGAAGAAGAGGGCCAAGTccaggaagaagagaagaaattatTGA
- the LOC120652863 gene encoding uncharacterized protein LOC120652863 gives MAGDRLSWAGLLKWSLSYVDGAGPSRAISEEERQWLAEVVERHMMVDVVSRMREIALLMSTPHAVLEAQGITHDDIEGLLSELQVHVESIDMANDLHAVGGLVPVIKYLRNSNAGIRAKAADVVTTVVQNNPTSQQLVMEASGFEPLLSNFRSDPDLTARTKALGALSSLIRNNRPGVAAFRLANGYTGLRDALNSESARFQRKALSLIHYLLSESHSDCSVFAQLGFPHLMMRLASSDDSGVREAALGGLLELARDTTLGNRSLLAEHDRLRWLLRRRMERIRMMTPEDLDAAQEERHLVDSLWIACYNEPSMLRNEGLLVLPGEESFEQPPDVAGRFFEPMRQASARRAPPVERSDPGDETGGGMILLLGLAPDGGSN, from the exons atggctGGGGATAGGCTGAGCTGGGCGGGGCTGCTGAAATGGAGCCTCTCCTACGTCGACGGGGCGGGGCCGTCCCGCGCCATCAG CGAGGAGGAGCGGCAGTGGCtggcggaggtggtggagcggcACATGATGGTGGACGTGGTGAGCCGGATGCGGGAGATCGCGCTGCTCATGAGCACGCCGCACGCCGTCCTGGAGGCGCAGGGCATCACCCACGACGACATCGAAG GTTTGCTGAGTGAGCTGCAGGTTCATGTTGAGTCTATCGACATGGCAAATG ACCTGCACGCTGTTGGTGGATTGGTTCCAGTTATCAAGTACCTCAGAAATTCTAACGCCGGTATCCGAGCAAAAGCAGCTGATGTGGTGACAACAGTTGTTCAGAACAatccaaccagccagcagttgGTCATGGAAGCTAGTGGTTTTGAGCCCCTCTTATCCAATTTCAGATCAGATCCTGACCTTACTGCTCGCACAAAGGCTCTCGGTGCACTATCTT CATTGATACGCAACAACAGACCAGGAGTTGCTGCATTTCGTTTAGCCAATGGATATACAGGACTCAGAGATGCATTGAATTCAGAGAGTGCAAGGTTTCAGAG GAAAGCATTGAGTCTGATTCATTATCTGCTCAGCGAAAGCCATTCAGATTGCTCAGTATTTGCACAATTAGGTTTCCCCCACCTTATGATGCGTTTGGCATCCAGCGATGACTCTGGTGTTAGAGAAGCAGCATTAGGGGGCTTGCTTGAGCTTGCAAGGGACACAACACTGGGGAATAGGAGTCTACTAGCAGAGCATGACAGGTTACGATGGCTTCTTCGGAGACGCATGGAAAGAATAAGGATGATGACTCCTGAAGATCTGGATGCTGCACAGGAAGAGAGGCACCTTGTTGACTCATTGTGGATCGCATGCTACAATGAACCATCCATGCTCCGGAATGAAGGACTCCTCGTTCTGCCTGGGGAGGAATCTTTCGAGCAACCTCCTGATGTGGCTGGTAGATTCTTCGAGCCAATGCGCCAAGCTTCTGCTAGGAGGGCACCCCCTGTTGAGAGATCAGACCCAGGAGATGAAACTGGGGGTGGGATGATTTTGCTTTTGGGTCTAGCTCCAGATGGTGGATCAAACTAG
- the LOC120652862 gene encoding pentatricopeptide repeat-containing protein At5g59600-like, protein MCAGASSNSPWIKQLTSASRQGHHGRVLHLFFTRLRPGDRGAADPHPAAVPTALRACARLGDASSGRLIHALVLTRFPSLASDAVAATALLDMYAKCGLVASARRVFDEMPRGDDLVAWNALLAGYARHGLPERALTLAIKMRGQGLRPDLVTWNAVVSGFALAGDDQMAEDLVRAMRDDGFRPDVVTWTSLVSGSVLNFHYDRSRTLFRRMVTAGTRVLPSSATIASILPAFANVADVKRGKEVHAYAVVTGIEQDLTVSSALVDMYAKCGLVLEAHRLFDKMVERSTVTWNSMIFGLANSGHCQEAISLFHRMLCDGAWPDHLTFTAVLTACSYCGMVELGKGLYRAMKEEHGIEPRLEHYACMVHLLGRAGMLAEAYDFIKAMPLEPDCFVWGALLGACRSHGNVKLAELAASRLLTVEPSNAANCLLFSNALASAGRQDDVLKMKRLAKRRRMKKLDGCSWLESP, encoded by the coding sequence ATGTGCGCAGGCGCATCATCCAACAGTCCATGGATAAAGCAGCTGACGAGTGCTTCCCGGCAAGGCCACCACGGCCGCGTCCTCCACCTCTTCTTCACCCGCCTCCGGCCCGGCGACCGCGGTGCGGCGGACCCGCACCCCGCGGCCGTCCCCACGGCACTCCGCGCCTGCGCGCGCCTCGGGGACGCCTCCTCCGGCCGGCTCATCCACGCGCTCGTCCTCACCCGGTTCCCGTCCCTCGCCTctgacgccgtcgccgccacagcGCTCCTCGACATGTACGCCAAGTGCGGCCTCGTCGCCAGCGCCCGCAGGGTATTCGACGAAATGCCCCGCGGTGACGACCTCGTCGCCTGGAACGCGCTGCTCGCGGGCTACGCGCGCCACGGCCTCCCGGAGCGTGCGCTCACGCTGGCCATCAAGATGCGGGGCCAGGGCCTGCGCCCTGACCTGGTCACATGGAATGCCGTCGTGTCCGGTTTCGCTCTGGCCGGCGACGACCAGATGGCCGAGGACTTGGTCCGCGCCATGAGAGATGACGGGTTCCGGCCGGACGTGGTCACCTGGACATCCCTTGTCTCCGGATCGGTGCTGAACTTTCACTACGACAGGTCGCGCACACTGTTCCGGAGAATGGTGACCGCCGGCACCCGCGTCCTGCCAAGCTCGGCCACGATTGCCAGCATCCTGCCTGCCTTCGCCAATGTCGCCGACGTGAAGCGTGGTAAGGAAGTCCACGCCTACGCAGTCGTAACCGGCATCGAGCAGGACCTCACAGTAAGCAGTGCTCTGGTCGACATGTACGCGAAGTGTGGGCTCGTGCTGGAAGCGCACCGGCTGTTCGACAAGATGGTAGAGAGAAGCACGGTGACATGGAACTCCATGATCTTCGGCCTGGCGAATTCCGGCCACTGCCAAGAAGCTATCAGCCTCTTCCACCGGATGCTGTGCGACGGAGCATGGCCGGACCACCTGACGTTCACCGCCGTTCTAACGGCTTGCAGCTATTGTGGCATGGTGGAGCTCGGGAAGGGCCTGTACCGCGCCATGAAGGAAGAGCACGGCATCGAGCCGAGGCTGGAGCACTACGCCTGCATGGTGCATCTGCTTGGCCGAGCGGGGATGCTCGCCGAGGCGTACGATTTCATCAAAGCCATGCCCCTGGAGCCTGACTGCTTCGTCTGGGGGGCGCTGCTGGGGGCATGCCGGAGTCATGGCAACGTCAAGCTTGCCGAGCTGGCAGCGTCCCGCCTGCTGACAGTCGAACCGTCTAATGCAGCTAATTGCCTGCTGTTCTCAAACGCGCTGGCGAGCGCAGGCAGACAGGATGATGTCCTGAAGATGAAGAGGTTGGCTAAGAGAAGGCGCATGAAGAAGCTCGACGGCTGCAGCTGGTTGGAGTCTCCATAG
- the LOC120652860 gene encoding protein TOC75, chloroplastic-like has translation MALTSQGISLRSPPAGPRGQGGRRSSSSVPAAATRGLGQPPAGQALSISSARYESISRRGGASSSAIRAAASTGAQPGRDQVPAEPRIELPAVFTLFSEAAKTGAAFFIASSGAAFLLGSFGGFGGGGGGLFGGGGWGAGGGGAGGGGGGGFWSQLFSAGAANADDKSSGDWDAHGLPVNMTVPLTKLSGLKRYKLSELKFFDRAASGGGAYTGPEDSFFEMVTLQPGGVYTKSQLLKELETLVSCGMFERVDLEVKPKPDNTIGLTVSFVESVWSAAKQFKCINVGLMSQSGQVDFDQDMTEREKMDYLRKQERDYQQRVRGAKPCILPESVRGEVLGMMKKQEKVSARMLQKIRDHVQKWYHNEGFVCAQVVNFGNLNTNEVVCEVVEGDITKVEYQFQDKLGNIVEGNTQLPIIDRELPQQLRPGHIFNIGAGKQALKNINSLALFSNIEVNPRPDETKEGGIVVEIKLKELEPKSAEVSTEWSIVPGREGRPTLASIQPGGTVSFEHRNIYGLNRSIVGSVTSSNLLNPQDDLSFKLEYVHPYLDGVDDRSKNRTFKTSCFNTRKLSPVFVAGPNMDEAPPVWIDRVGFKANITESFTRQSKFTYGLVVEEITTRDETNSICTHGSRAMPSGGLSMDGPPTTLSGTGVDRMAFLQANITRDNTEFVNGAIIGDRYIFQLDQGLGIGSKNPFFNRHQLTLTKFINLNKQEKGAGKPLPAVLVLHGHYAGCVGDLPSYDAFALGGPYSVRGFSNGELGASRNILELATELRIPVRNTHVYAFAEHGTDLGSSKDVKGNPTEFFRRVGHGSSYGVGVKLGLVRGEYIVDHNAGTGTIFFRFGERF, from the exons ATGGCGCTGACCTCCCAAGGCATCTCGCTGCGCTCCCCGCCCGCGGGCCCCCGCGGCCAAGGCGGgaggcgctcctcctcctccgtgcccgccgccgccacgcgcggcTTGGGGCAGCCCCCCGCGGGGCAAGCCTTATCCATCTCATCCGCCAGGTACGAATCCATctcgcggcggggaggcgcaTCCTCCTCCGCCATACGCGCCGCCGCTTCGACCGGCGCGCAGCCCGGCCGCGACCAGGtccccgccgagcccagaaTCGAGCTCCCCGCGGTGTTTACCCTCTTCTCCGAGGCCGCTAAGACCGGCGCCGCCTTCTTCATCGCCTCGTCTGGCGCGGCCTTCCTCCTCGGCTCGTTTGGcgggttcggcggcggcggcgggggtctcttcggcggcggcggatggggcgcggggggcggcggtgccggcggcggcgggggtgggggcTTCTGGTCCCAGTTGTTctcggccggcgcggcgaaCGCGGACGACAAGTCGTCGGGGGATTGGGACGCCCACGGGCTCCCGGTCAACATGACGGTGCCACTCACCAAGCTCAGCGGGCTGAAGAGGTACAAGCTGTCTGAGCTCAAGTTCTTCGACCGTGCTGCGAGTGGGGGCGGCGCCTACACGGGGCCGGAGGATTCCTTCTTCGAAATGGTCACCCTACAGCCTGGTGGTGTGTACACCAAGTCGCAGCTGCTCAAGGAGCTCGAGACGCTCGTCTCCTGTGGCATGTTTGAGCGGGTTGATCTGGAGGTGAAGCCCAAGCCGGATAACACCATTGGTCTCACTGTCTCCTTTGTGGAGAGTGTGTGGAGTGCCGCGAAGCAGTTCAAGTGCATCAATGTGGGGCTCATGTCCCAGTCGGGGCAGGTTGACTTCGACCAGGACATGACGGAGAGGGAGAAGATGGATTACCTCCGCAAGCAGGAACGCGATTACCAGCAGCGTGTCCGAGGTGCAAAGCCCTGCATCTTACCGGAAAGTGTACGTGGGGAGGTACTGGGAATGATGAAGAAGCAGGAGAAGGTGAGCGCCAGGATGCTGCAGAAGATCAGGGACCATGTCCAGAAGTGGTACCACAACGAGGGTTTCGTATGCGCCCAGGTGGTTAACTTTGGAAACCTTAACACCAATGAGGTTGTGTGTGAGGTGGTTGAAGGAGACATCACCAAGGTGGAGTACCAGTTCCAAGATAAGCTTGGAAATATTGTTGAAGGGAATACCCAGCTTCCTATCATAGACCGAGAGCTGCCGCAACAG CTTCGACCTGGCCACATCTTTAACATCGGAGCAGGGAAACAAGCTCTGAAGAATATAAATTCACTTGCTTTGTTTTCCAATATTGAAGTGAACCCACGTCCTGATGAGACAAAGGAAGGGGGTATAGTAGTTGAAATTAAGCTTAAGGAATTGGAACCCAAGTCAGCTGAAGTAAGCACGGAATGGAGTATTGTACCCGGTCGTGAAGGCAGACCAACTCTG GCATCCATTCAACCTGGAGGAACTGTGTCCTTTGAGCACCGGAATATCTATGGCCTAAACAGATCAATTGTTGGTTCTGTTACCTCCAGCAACCTACTGAACCCTCAG GATGATCTTTCATTCAAGCTTGAGTATGTCCATCCTTACTTGGATGGTGTGGATGACCGTAGTAAGAACCGCACATTCAAAACTAGCTGCTTCAACACCAGGAAATTGAGTCCTGTCTTTGTTGCTGGTCCCAACATGGATGAAGCTCCACCTGTTTGGATTGATAGAGTTGGATTCAAAGCCAACATAACAGAG AGCTTCACGAGGCAAAGCAAATTCACATATGGCCTTGTGGTTGAAGAGATTACAACGCGTGATGAAACTAATAGTATCTGTACCCATGGTTCTCGAGCAATGCCTAGCGGTGGTTTGAGCATGGATGGACCTCCCACAACCCTCAGTGGCACTGGAGTTGATCGGATGGCATTCCTACAGGCTAATATAACTCGAGACAATACTGAGTTTGTAAATGGTGCAATTATTGGAGACAGATACATTTTCCAG TTGGACCAAGGTCTTGGCATTGGAAGCAAAAACCCATTCTTCAACCGTCATCAGCTTACTCTGACAAAGTTCATCAATTTAAATAAGCAAGAGAAAGGTGCTGGCAAGCCACTACCAGCTGTCTTGGTTCTTCATGGTCATTATGCTGGGTGTGTGGGCGATTTGCCAAGCTATGATGCATTTGCACTTGGAGGGCCTTACTCTGTTAGGGGCTTTAGTAATGGTGAACTGGGTGCTTCTAGGAATATTCTTGAG CTCGCTACTGAGTTGCGCATCCCTGTAAGGAACACCCATGTTTATGCATTTGCTGAACATGGCACTGACCTTGGGAGTTCTAAGGATGTGAAAGGGAACCCTACAGAATTCTTCAGACGTGTTGGTCATGGATCTTCATATGGTGTTGGCGTCAAGCTTGGGTTGGTAAGGGGAGAGTACATTGTAGATCACAATGCTGGTACTGGGACCATTTTCTTCAGATTTGGTGAAAGATTTTGA
- the LOC120652861 gene encoding RNA polymerase sigma factor sigB-like — MAFLAPPRFKCPTSTRAAVFREPAGGAGSRPGRVNCSVTSTAVVDAELIECLSVGSPPSLHRTLPGGFGEALLNKEAMVTAAAAEAVALARAAAELAGEVARMARRDHRTDSPQRDDSEDGFLAREVRRTEARWESRRAGLELLGGEEFSSIFSDESEDEGECTEGVVAVKSARRSERRARRVRAAMKAAKSFSKGKPGGTSSSTSSKKRLKGCRNPLGCFYKMTGPRLLTAKQEVEFSEGIQDLLKLEAIQKELAHYNGGEPTFSQWAAAAGTDERTLRKRLNYGVYCKNRMVKSNVRLVISIAREHEGPGMELSDLIQDGMQGLIRGAEKFDASKGFRFSTYSHWWIKQAIRKSVLEQTQIIRLPSHMADASSRVKECWRRLHRQLKRLPSNEEIALDTGMPIRRVEAAMSLPKYTVSLTGKVGCTDVTYQEIMPDASAETAEEVLHRWLMKEEVERALGSLSPRERQVMRYRFGIEGGRPRTLHGIGQLLGVSRERIRQIELGAFRKLRGKDKVRSLQHYLQPAESW, encoded by the exons ATGGCGttcctcgcgccgccgcggttCAAGTGCCCCACTTCCACCCGCGCGGCGGTGTTCAGGGagcccgccggcggcgcaggctcCCGCCCCGGCCGTGTAAATTGCTCCGTGACATCCACGGCAGTCGTCGATGCGGAGCTTATCGAGTGCTTATCCGTCGGGTCGCCGCCTTCGCTTCACCGAACACTTCCG GGGGGTTTCGGTGAGGCGCTTCTCAACAAGGAGGCCATGGTGACGGCCGCAGCCGCGGAGGCCGTCGCTCTAGCTCgagcggcggccgagctcgccggagaagtAGCCCGGATGGCGCGAAGGGACCACCGGACAGACTCGCCTCAGCGTGATGACTCGGAGGACGGCTTCTTGGCAAGAGAGGTCCGCCGCACCGAGGCGAGGTGGGAGTCCAGGCGCGCCGGCCTCGAATTGCTGGGGGGCGAAGAGTTCAGCAGCATTTTCAGCGACGAGTCCGAGGATGAAGGCGAGTGCACGGAGGGCGTCGTAGCGGTGAAGTCGGCGCGCCGGTCCGAGAGAAGGGCTCGGAGAGTTAGGGCAGCGATGAAGGCGGCTAAGTCTTTCAGCAAGGGTAAACCCGGCGgaacgtcctcctcgacctcgAGTAAGAAGCGGTTGAAGGGTTGCCGGAATCCTCTGGGGTGCTTCTATAAGATGACCGGCCCGAGGCTTCTGACGGCGAAGCAGGAAGTCGAGTTCTCTGAAGGCATTCAG GACCTTCTGAAACTGGAGGCAATCCAGAAGGAGCTTGCACACTACAATGGTGGTGAACCAACATTCTCCCAGTGGGCAGCAGCAGCTGGAACCGACGAGCGCACTTTGCGGAAACGCCTGAATTACGGAGTTTACTGCAAGAACAGGATGGTGAAATCTAATGTGCGACTTGTGATCTCAATTGCAAGGGAGCATGAAGGCCCCGGAATGGAGCTTTCTGATCTTATTCAG GATGGGATGCAAGGCTTGATACGAGGTGCGGAAAAGTTTGATGCTTCAAAGGGTTTTAGATTCTCGACGTATTCTCACTGGTGGATCAAACAAGCAATACGCAAGTCTGTTTTAGAACAGACTCAGATAATTCGGCTGCCA TCGCACATGGCCGATGCAAGTTCCCGAGTGAAGGAATGCTGGCGCCGGCTCCACCGTCAGCTGAAACGGCTGCCCAGCAACGAAGAGATCGCGCTGGACACCGGCATGCCGATCCGGCGGGTGGAGGCGGCGATGAGCCTCCCAAAGTACACCGTCTCCCTCACCGGCAAGGTCGGGTGCACGGACGTGACATACCAG GAGATCATGCCGGACGCCAGCGCGgagacggcggaggaggtgctGCACCGGTGGCTGAtgaaggaggaggtggagagggCGCTGGGCAGCCTGAGCCCGCGCGAGAGGCAGGTGATGCGGTACCGGTTCGGCATCGAGGGCGGGCGGCCGCGGACCCTGCACGGCATCGGGCAGCTCCTCGGGGTGAGCCGGGAGCGGATCCGGCAGATCGAGCTGGGCGCCTTCCGGAAGCTGCGGGGCAAGGACAAGGTGCGGTCGCTGCAGCACTACCTGCAGCCGGCGGAGAGCTGGTAG